From the Thermosynechococcus sp. genome, the window GCCGCTTGTCTAAGCGAATCTGGAGATCCCAACTCTTAAGCAAGATCGTGAGTGGATTCACCAATTCTGTTTTTGTACACCCCATTGATAAAACATCTTTCTTACCTTAACTAGATTGAGACCCCTAGAACATCCCCCCTCAGGGGACAATATAATTTCTAGGCCAGTCTAGGCAAGGTGGCTCTATTGCAGTGACTTGAAAATTTGTATCTCAGGCAACATGAATTAGGATTAACGAGCGGTCAATCAGCGATCGCATCCCTACTTGGTTTGGCATCTTGACACTTTCTTGACACTTGATTTCTAGAGTAGGCTTACCTTCTCTAAACTAAGGTGATAATCCCCGGTGCCGGAGTAGGGCTTCTGTACTTGGTTCACGGCCACGGAAGGCTTTGAAGATTTCCATAGGGGGTTGACTGCCGCCAAGGGCAAGCACGGTTTCGCGATAGCGCCGTCCCAGTTCAGCGACGGCTTGCTCATTGTCTAGGCCAACCTCCTCAAAGGCCGCAAAGGCATCAGCACTGAGAACTTCTGCCCAAAGATAACTGTAGTAACCCGCAGCATATCCCCCGGCAAAAATGTGGCTAAAGCTACAGAGAAACGCATCCTCTGGCAGAGGGGGCAAAATAGTTGTTGTCTGTGCCAGGCGATCGCGCACCTGTTGCGGGGTTTCCCCCTGTCCTGGTCGGTAGCGGTGGTGCAGCTCCAAATCCAACAAACTAAAGTGCAACTGCCGCAATAGGGCACTGCCGGCACGATAGGTGCGGGCGGCAACCAGTTTTTCGTAGTAGTGTTCTGGCAGGGGTTCCCCCGTCTGGTAGTGGCGCGCCATACTCAAGAGTGTAGGGCGATGGTAGCACCAATTTTCCATAAATTGACTGGGGAGTTCGACGGCATCCCACTCCACGTTGTTAATGCCAGCAGCGCCCGCCTCATCCACCCGTGTCAGCATGTGGTGCAAACCGTGGCCAAATTCGTGGAAGAGGGTTTCCACTTCACTAAAGGTCATCAGGCTGGGCTTGCCATCCACGGGCGGCGTTTGATTACAGACCAAGTAGGCAACGGGTAAACGGGTCCGCCATTCCCCCCGAAGGCGATATTTGGCGCGACCAAGGCACTCATCCATCCAGGCGCCACCGCGTTTCTCGCCAGGACGGCTATAGGGATCAAGGTAAAAGTGGGCGATCGTTACATTGTTTTCATCTAGAATCGCAAAAAAGCGCACATCGGGATGCCAAACGGGGACTTGGCCATCGGCTGGCACAACCGTCACCCCAAAGAGCCGCTTCACTAGGCCAAATAAACCCTCAAGCACTTGGGGCAAGGGAAAGTAGGGACGCAGTTCTTCATCGCTGAAGTCAAAGAGGGCTTCCCGCTGCCGTTCTGCCCAATAGGGAATATCCCAGTGCTGTAGATCGTTGGCCTCAGGTGCCCCTTGCGCAGCGGCAAAGGCTTTGAGGTCTTCCAGTTCCCGCGCCGCAGCCCTATAGCTGACTTGACGCAGTTCCTCAAGGAGTTTTTCCACACTGGCCACACTGTCCGCCATTTTGCTGGCAAGGCTGAGTTCAGCATAGGTGTTGAATCCTAAAAGCTGGGCCTCTTCGACCCGCAGGGCAAGGATGCGCTCAAGAATTGGTCGATTATCCCACTCACCACTGCTGGCACGGGAGATGTAGGCCCGATAGAGCTGTTCCCGCAAGTCCCGCCGCTGGCTGTGCTGCATAAAGGGGCCAAAGCTGGGGAAGTCGAGGGTAATGTGCCATGGTCCTGTTTCTGGGGTTGCGGTCTCAATGCCATCTTGGCGAGCAGTTTGGGCAGCCAACGCCAATAGACTGGGGGGAAGTCCAGCCACCTCATCGGGTTGGGTGAGCTTGAGGCGAAAGGCCTTAGTGGCATCTAAAAGGTTGTTGGAGAATTGGGTAGATAGCTCTGCCAATTCCAGTTGAATGGCATTGAAGCGCTCCTTGGCGGCACCCGTGAGGCCAACCCCACTGTGTTCGGCATTGCGAATGGCCGCTTCAACAATGCGTTTGCGCGCAGGGGGATTGCTCTGAAATTCTGGACTGGCAGCTAGTGCCTTAAAGCCTTCATAGAGGGGCCGCGATTGCCCCAGACGGGTGTAGAACTCCACCACTTGGGGTTGAACCGCTTCGTAGGCTTGGCGCAGTTCAGGGCTGTTTTTGACGCCCGTTAGATGGCTGACAATGCCCCAGGTCCAATCCAAGCGATCGCTCAGGCGCTCGAGGGGTTCCACCAACCCTTCCCACGTCGGGGTAAAGGATTGCTCAAGGGCTTCTAATTCTTGGGTGAGGTCCTGTAACAGTTGGCGCAGGGCTGGCTCAACATGGCTCACCTGAATCTGATCAAAGGGGGGAAAACCATCGCCCCGCAATAAGGGATTATCGGTGTGAGGGGAAGTCGCAATAACCATTTGGTGTCCTACCTAAGTGCGATTCGACCCCTGACGGGCTTGGGCGATCGCCTGCTTTAATTGGGTCAATGCTAATTGTAACCGCGCTTCTGGTGCAACGGGAAGCAATCCCTGGGCAGTCATTGCCTGAATTTCAAAGTGAAGGTGCGGCCCTGTGGCGTTGCCTGTACTCCCCACTAGGCCGATGATCTCCCCTTGCTTGACCCACTGGCCGGGATGGACAAAACGCTGGGAAAGGTGGGCATAGAGGGTTTGGTGCTGGGCGGGTGGGTGTTGCAAAATAACGGTGAGGCCATAGCCCCCCCGCCAATCGGACTCAATAACTCGCCCCTCAAAGACGGCCAACACCGGTGTACCTTCAGGGGCACCCAGGTCTGTTCCGGAATGGAAGCGGCGATCGCCAAAAATGGGATGGATGCGCCAGCCGAAGGTTGAGGTCATGGGCACCGGGAACGGCAAGGGAAAGAGCATTTGGCCGCGGTTGACGGTCAGCCAACGCAAGGGATTCGCTCCTGGAAAGGGCTGACGTACATAGGCGGGCACAGCCGTTTGGGCAGAGGGCAAAACATTTCTTGGGTTGGCAGCAACCACAGGGCGATGGAAGGCTGGCGCAGAGGGTTGGCGGGTGGCAGTGGGGGTGGAGGGCTGTGGAGCACCTTGGCCTTGGCAAATGTTGCTGGGAATGCTCTCGCTAACGATGGCTTGACAACCTGTGGAGCGCTCTTGGATCACAATGGGGATGGAGCGGGCAGGCTTGAGGTTTTCGAGGGGTTCACTACCGGGGGGTGGATCTACGGGTTCTGTGGAGAATACAAGAGGCTCACTCTCCACGGGTTGCAGCGGATTCACAGGGGGGGGTACAGCGGCTTCCGGTTCTACTGGCAGAGTTTCAGCAACGCTCTGGCGAGTCCCCAAAGTCGTTGTCAGTAGGCCCACGGCCAGCCCTAGAGCAATGGCGCGTTGCTCGATCATGGCTCACTCCATCACACGCACTGTTTTCAATTCTAGGGACAACCTAGGGGAATGACAATCTTCTTGCTGGCAAGGGACTAGCGATCGCGAATCTTCATATAGGCTTGAATCACCTTGAGGACCATGGGGCCACAGACAGAACCGCCGCCGCCCCCTGAGTTTTCGGCAAAGGCCACAACCACAATTTCCGGCTTCTCGGCAGGGGCATAGGCGCCAAACCAAGTATGGTTAGGGCGAGGCGGATCTTCGCCCGTACCACTTTTGCCCGCGATCGCTACCTCAGAAACATTCAGAGCCGCTCCTGTTCCATTAGTTACCACCTGTCGTAGGCCTTGGCGCAGCACTTGTACGGTAGAAGGCTGCAAGTTCAATGATTGTCGCCAGCGCTCAGGATTTTCAGAAGCAATCAGGTGCGGACGCACTTTGTAGCCCCCATTCGCAGGCACGGCAAACATGACCGCCGCTTGAACCGGACTCACTTGCAGCGCCCCTTGGCCAATGGCCGTAATTAAGGTGTCGCCATCGTACCAGCCTTCGCCAAAGGTTTTCCGCTTCCACTGGGGATCCGGGACAAAGCCCGCTGCTTCCCCCGGTAAGTCAATACCCGTTTTGGTGCCCATGCCAAAGCGCCGTGCCCACTCAATCAGGGTTTCAGGGCCAATGCCACGGGCGACTTGACCAAAAAAGGTGTTACTGCTCCAAGCTAAGGCGCCCGCAAAGCCCAAAGGCCCAAAGCCTGCCCGATTCCAATCGTGGAAGGCAAAGCCCCCTGTATAAAGAGCAGGATAGGTCATGAGAACAGTATCAGGGCTGAACTTGCCAGACTCTAGAGCCGCCACCGTTGTCACGATTTTGAAGGTACTGGCGGGGGGAAACCCTTGGAGGGCACGGTTGACAAAGGGAAACTGCCGCCGCTGTAGCTCCTGCCACTGGACTTGGGTCATACGGCGAGCAAACCAATTGGGGTCAAAGGCAGGGTAACTGGCCAGGGCCAGAATCGAACCATCGCGGGGATTCATAGCCACGATCGCCCCCGGGCGATCGCCCAGGGCAGCCTCTGCGGCTTTTTGTAGGTCTAGGTCCACCGTCAGGGTAATGTCATTGCCCGGCCGCGCCACCTTTTGCCCCAAAATACGGATCACCTTCCCTTGGCCATCCACTTCCACCTGCTGACCGCCCCAGGTTCCCCGCAGGACTCTTTCATAGGTAGCTTCCACGCCCATTTTGCCCATGACATCCCCAAGGCGGTAGCCCTGATCTCGATGGGCAGCAAGCTCTTCTTCGTTGAGTTCACCGATGTAGCCAATAATGTGGGCCGCCGTTTCACCGTGGGGATAAAAGCGCAGGGCCTCACGGTCAATTTCGACTCCCGTCAGCAAATTGCGGTGTTCTTCGAGAGCAATAATTTGCCCTTGGTTAATTCCTTGGGCAATGCGAATCAACGACGGGGAGTTCACCCCCGCTTGTTTGACCCGCGCTTCGATTTCACTGGCGGGGATATTGAGCACCCGCGAGAGAATTCTCACCGTCTGCGGCCATTCAGGCTTTTTAGCAGCAAGGGGCCAAAGAAAAACAGAGTAGGAAAACGTGTTGCCCGCCAGAATCCGCCCCTTGCGATCCAAAATCTTGCCCCGCTCTGGCGGTTTGGGAATCAGGCGAATGCGGTTGTCATCGGCCATTTGGCGGTTGCGGTGGCCTTCCACAAGTTGCAGGTAGGCCAAGCGACTGCCAATGCCCCCCAGCAAAAATACGGTCATAATCGAGAGCAACACCAAGACCCGACCCTGCTTGCCAACCTTGCGATCGCAGGCTGGGTCAGTGAGAGGACAAGGAGGGGCTGTTTTCAGGATAGCCATGGGTTGGAGGCGTTGATAACTCAGTCTATCCATTCAGTCTATCCATTCAACTGCCACTCTATCAGATACCGTCAGCTAGAGCTTAAGGCTGGCAGTCCCCTAGAAACCGTCTCGCTATTGCGCTATAGTGCCAATGTATGAAGCGATCGCGCCCTCGTCCCCGGGTCCAACCCCCTGGTCAAAATCTCGACTCCTTTCTCGATGTCCTCACCAACACGGTGGGGGTCATGATCTTTGTCTGTCTTTTTGCCAGCTTGACAGCGAGCATCTCTCCCGCCCTGGTGCGCACCCCCATGGCTCGCGAAACCCGCAAGCAGGTGTATTTCTTTGAGTGTCGCGAAAATCGCGCCCTGCCCCTTGAAAAAGATGCAGCCAGTGAGGCCATCGATCGCCACCTCAGGCAGGTTAGTGACAACCCCTTTGCATCCGTCGATCAAATTCAGCAACAACTGACGTCCTTTCGCTACAGTACCCGCTACTACGATGTACGCCTGAGTCTGGTTCTCCAAGGCGAGAAACCCATTCTGCAAACCCACTTTGAGCCCCGCGATCGCCTGGGTGGGGAGTTTTTCAACACGCTGGAAAAGCCCAGCTCCAACTTTCGCCGTGTTCTTGATCGCCTCTCGCCAGCGCGGTATTCCTTGGTCTTCTTTGTGCGTCCCGATGGCTTTGATTGTTTTCGAGCTGCCCGTGGGATTGCTTGGCGCAGTGGTTTTGATGTGGGTTGGGAACCGATGGGGGAGGGGCGTTCCATTGTCTTTGTCAGTGGCGGTGGTCGCCGTGTTACTGTGCAGTAGCCACAAGGAGGGATGATGCTTGCCAAACGAATTTTGCCCTGTCTGGATGTGAAGGCGGGGCGGGTGGTCAAGGGGGTGAACTTTGTTAACCTGCGGGATGCTGGCGATCCGGTAGAACTGGCTCAGGCCTACAATGCAGCGGGGGCCGATGAACTGGTGTTTTTAGATATTACAGCTACCCACGAAGAGCGCAACATCCTCATTGATGTTGTCTATCGCACCGCGGATCAGGTGTTTATTCCCCTAACGGTGGGGGGTGGCATTCAGTCCCTGACGATGATCAAGGATCTATTGCGGGCCGGGGCCGATAAAGTCAGCCTGAATTCGGCGGCAGTGCGGCAACCCGATCTTGTGAATCAGGCTAGCGATCGCTTTGGTGCCCAATGTATTGTTGTTGCCATTGATGCTCGACGCGAAGCCCATTGTGCTCCTGACAATCCCCGCTGGCAAGTCTATGTGCGCGGCGGACGAGAAGCCACGGGTCTAGATGCCGTAGAGTGGGCCGTGGAAATGGCCAAGCGGGGCGCGGGGGAACTATTAGTGACCAGTATGGATGCCGATGGCACCCAGGCGGGCTATGACCTTGAATTGACGCGGGCGATCGCCGAGCGAGTAGAAGTGCCCGTGATTGCCTCCGGAGGCGCTGGCACCTGTGAACATATTCGGGCGGCGCTGGTGGAAGGCAAGGCGCAAGCCGCACTTCTGGCCTCACTGTTGCACTATGGCCACCTGACGATCGCTCAGATCAAGGACTATCTACATCAGCACCAAGTGCCCGTGCGCCAAGCAGAGCCCCTCCCTCAACCAGCCAGAGAAGGACTAGGGCATTAAGCTAGAACGGCCATGTCCAGTGGCGAAACTCTGGCTTGTCCACACCGTGCTCGTAGGCATAGTTGCGGGCGGCAATTTGCATGTTGCGGAATTTTTCCTTGGCATGGGCACCCGCCACCTGCAGTTCAGGGAGGCGATCGATGGCATCAATGGCCAAACTAAAGCGATCAATCTCATTATTGATGGCCAATTCCAAGGGGGTGTTGATGTTGCCCTTTTCCTTGTAGCCCCGCACGTGTAGGTTACGGTGATTGTGGCGGCGGTAGGCAAGGCGGTGAATTAACCACGGGTAGCCATGGAAGTTAAAGATAATCGGGCGATCGAGGGTAAATAGGCTATCAAAGTCGCGATCGCTCAGGCCATGGGGGTGTTCGGTTTCCGGTTGCAGCTTAAAGAGATCCACCACATTAATGTAGCGAATCTTGAGCTCTGGAAATTCTTGCCGCAGGAGGGCGATCGCCGCCAATGCCTCTTGGGTGGGAATATCGCCAGCGCTGGCCATCACCAGATCTGGCTCACAGCCTTGATCGTTGCTGGCCCATTCCCAAATGCCTACGCCTTTGGTGCAGTGGATAATGGCCTGCTCCATTGTCAGATACTGCAGGTGTAGCTGCTTGTCGGCAACAATTACGTTGACATAATTTTTGCTTCGCAGGCAGTGATCGGCCACCGACAGCAGCGAATTCACATCGGGAGGCAGGTAAATGCGGGTCACCTTGGCACTTTTGTTGCAGACAATATCTAGAAATCCTGGATCTTGGTGAGTGAAGCCATTGTGATCCTGCCGCCACACCGTTGAGGTAATCAGCAGGTTCAAAGAGGCCACATCTGCCCGCCACGACAGATCATGGCAAAGGCTCAACCACTTGGCATGTTGGTTGAACATTGAATCAATCACATGGGCAAACGCCTCATAGGTGGAGAAAAAGCCATGACGACCCGTGAGCAGGTAGCCCTCCAACATCCCCTCTAGGGTGTGCTCGCTCAGCATTTCAATGATGCGGCCCTCAGGGGACAGTTCACCGCCGTCGGCATCCTCATCAAAGTACTCAGCAATCCAAAACTTCTTGCTGGCCTCATAAACCCCATTGAGCTTGTTTGAGGTGGTTTCGTCGGGACCAAAGATGCGAAAATTCGTGGGGTTATTGCGCATAACATCCCGCAGAAAGACTCCCAAGGGACGGGTATTTTCCGCCTCAATTTGCCCGGGCTTGTCAAAGGTGAGGCCGTATTGACGAAAGTCAGGCATTTTCAAGTCTTTGCGCAAGAGCCCGCCATTGGCGTGGGGATTCATGCCCATGCGGTAGGGACCCGTGGGGGCCAAAGCCTTG encodes:
- a CDS encoding M3 family metallopeptidase; amino-acid sequence: MVIATSPHTDNPLLRGDGFPPFDQIQVSHVEPALRQLLQDLTQELEALEQSFTPTWEGLVEPLERLSDRLDWTWGIVSHLTGVKNSPELRQAYEAVQPQVVEFYTRLGQSRPLYEGFKALAASPEFQSNPPARKRIVEAAIRNAEHSGVGLTGAAKERFNAIQLELAELSTQFSNNLLDATKAFRLKLTQPDEVAGLPPSLLALAAQTARQDGIETATPETGPWHITLDFPSFGPFMQHSQRRDLREQLYRAYISRASSGEWDNRPILERILALRVEEAQLLGFNTYAELSLASKMADSVASVEKLLEELRQVSYRAAARELEDLKAFAAAQGAPEANDLQHWDIPYWAERQREALFDFSDEELRPYFPLPQVLEGLFGLVKRLFGVTVVPADGQVPVWHPDVRFFAILDENNVTIAHFYLDPYSRPGEKRGGAWMDECLGRAKYRLRGEWRTRLPVAYLVCNQTPPVDGKPSLMTFSEVETLFHEFGHGLHHMLTRVDEAGAAGINNVEWDAVELPSQFMENWCYHRPTLLSMARHYQTGEPLPEHYYEKLVAARTYRAGSALLRQLHFSLLDLELHHRYRPGQGETPQQVRDRLAQTTTILPPLPEDAFLCSFSHIFAGGYAAGYYSYLWAEVLSADAFAAFEEVGLDNEQAVAELGRRYRETVLALGGSQPPMEIFKAFRGREPSTEALLRHRGLSP
- a CDS encoding M23 family metallopeptidase, encoding MIEQRAIALGLAVGLLTTTLGTRQSVAETLPVEPEAAVPPPVNPLQPVESEPLVFSTEPVDPPPGSEPLENLKPARSIPIVIQERSTGCQAIVSESIPSNICQGQGAPQPSTPTATRQPSAPAFHRPVVAANPRNVLPSAQTAVPAYVRQPFPGANPLRWLTVNRGQMLFPLPFPVPMTSTFGWRIHPIFGDRRFHSGTDLGAPEGTPVLAVFEGRVIESDWRGGYGLTVILQHPPAQHQTLYAHLSQRFVHPGQWVKQGEIIGLVGSTGNATGPHLHFEIQAMTAQGLLPVAPEARLQLALTQLKQAIAQARQGSNRT
- the mrdA gene encoding penicillin-binding protein 2, whose amino-acid sequence is MAILKTAPPCPLTDPACDRKVGKQGRVLVLLSIMTVFLLGGIGSRLAYLQLVEGHRNRQMADDNRIRLIPKPPERGKILDRKGRILAGNTFSYSVFLWPLAAKKPEWPQTVRILSRVLNIPASEIEARVKQAGVNSPSLIRIAQGINQGQIIALEEHRNLLTGVEIDREALRFYPHGETAAHIIGYIGELNEEELAAHRDQGYRLGDVMGKMGVEATYERVLRGTWGGQQVEVDGQGKVIRILGQKVARPGNDITLTVDLDLQKAAEAALGDRPGAIVAMNPRDGSILALASYPAFDPNWFARRMTQVQWQELQRRQFPFVNRALQGFPPASTFKIVTTVAALESGKFSPDTVLMTYPALYTGGFAFHDWNRAGFGPLGFAGALAWSSNTFFGQVARGIGPETLIEWARRFGMGTKTGIDLPGEAAGFVPDPQWKRKTFGEGWYDGDTLITAIGQGALQVSPVQAAVMFAVPANGGYKVRPHLIASENPERWRQSLNLQPSTVQVLRQGLRQVVTNGTGAALNVSEVAIAGKSGTGEDPPRPNHTWFGAYAPAEKPEIVVVAFAENSGGGGGSVCGPMVLKVIQAYMKIRDR
- the hisF gene encoding imidazole glycerol phosphate synthase subunit HisF, with the translated sequence MLAKRILPCLDVKAGRVVKGVNFVNLRDAGDPVELAQAYNAAGADELVFLDITATHEERNILIDVVYRTADQVFIPLTVGGGIQSLTMIKDLLRAGADKVSLNSAAVRQPDLVNQASDRFGAQCIVVAIDARREAHCAPDNPRWQVYVRGGREATGLDAVEWAVEMAKRGAGELLVTSMDADGTQAGYDLELTRAIAERVEVPVIASGGAGTCEHIRAALVEGKAQAALLASLLHYGHLTIAQIKDYLHQHQVPVRQAEPLPQPAREGLGH
- a CDS encoding phosphoketolase, which codes for MVSSPPCPIPPTEDIHPFGLARATIQGQPLSAAEVEAMDAFFRACNYLAVGMIYLLDNPLLREPLKPEHIKKRLLGHWGASPALAFCYLHLNRIIKKYQQEVIFLAGPGHGAPGVLAPVYLEGSYSEIYPNISQDAVGLKKFFKQFSFPGGIGSHCTPETPGSIHEGGELGYVLSHACGAAFDNPDLIVAAVVGDGEAETGPLATSWHINKFLNPARDGAVLPILNLNGYKINNPTILARIPHQDLASYFCGLGYEPCFVEGCDRPSMHQAMAATLDYCLTKIKEIQRAARQEGVTTLPRWPMIILRTPKGWTGPAAVNGHRVEGSWRSHQVPLADVHTNPENLQLLENWLRSYRPEELFDENGTLRPDLKALAPTGPYRMGMNPHANGGLLRKDLKMPDFRQYGLTFDKPGQIEAENTRPLGVFLRDVMRNNPTNFRIFGPDETTSNKLNGVYEASKKFWIAEYFDEDADGGELSPEGRIIEMLSEHTLEGMLEGYLLTGRHGFFSTYEAFAHVIDSMFNQHAKWLSLCHDLSWRADVASLNLLITSTVWRQDHNGFTHQDPGFLDIVCNKSAKVTRIYLPPDVNSLLSVADHCLRSKNYVNVIVADKQLHLQYLTMEQAIIHCTKGVGIWEWASNDQGCEPDLVMASAGDIPTQEALAAIALLRQEFPELKIRYINVVDLFKLQPETEHPHGLSDRDFDSLFTLDRPIIFNFHGYPWLIHRLAYRRHNHRNLHVRGYKEKGNINTPLELAINNEIDRFSLAIDAIDRLPELQVAGAHAKEKFRNMQIAARNYAYEHGVDKPEFRHWTWPF